acagttgttcgtgattgtgtggtgttttaatttgaaaaattacattaaaaatttaaaatataattttaatcagtatcgtttttttttaaataatttattcttAATAAATACTAGACATTGtgcattttaatgtggccctaacaCGTCATCATAGAAAAATGTTTTGTCTGTCCCATAACGTAATAATGAACCCAAAATGTAACGAGTTGTTACATTttggccaaaatgtttttacactttGGACTCCGTATCTTGTtgcattattgaccagttattacattttaggttttattacattttttgtttcttgttaCATTCCTGGCTTCCTTCCTATTGTTGCTCATGTTGGAGATGCTGGAGGAAATTagaggttctcaaacctttAGGAAGAACGTTTTTTTAGAGTTCTCTGCAGATTCTTTATCACGTATGAGAGATAAAAACATATACAGTGTGTGATGGTTCTGATCAGTAGTTGTAGTTACCCTATGACCCAGTAGGTCATGGTGGGAGCAGGTTTCTTTTGGTCCGTCCAGTTCTCAGGTTTGCACTGAAACAGCACGCCGTGTTCCTTAACCGGACCCAGACCCCAGCCGCCACCTGACGCCTGATAGGCCGCTCTCCGGCCCTGCAGGAAGGAGGATCACAGTGAGGCGGCGTGTGCACAGAGAACGGAGAGTGTGATGGTAGGATCGTGAACTTACCGTAGGCGGGAGGCTCTGCTGGAAGGCAGCGCGTATGGACAAGCAGCAATGGTGGAAGTTACGAACGAGCCGAGGGTGGATGGAACCGCCGAGCTGGGAGAGCTCAGAGTGAGTGGGAGCGATGAAGATTCCCTGCATCGTCTCCATCAGGACGTAGTGGAACAGAGTGTTTTCAGCACCAGAGGACAACCTGGTATGAACCCAgaccatccataaagtcaacaaaatgatggtccattgttctacgAATCTgtgatcacatttatttatttatatgaataatatccactgttatccagaaatttcattattatttgctccattgtatatagtcatcttaaagatggaaatccttgttttaatcagaaataaaatgggttaaaagtgaccaaaaatgttagaaaaagtggtgaaattggattttgaaaaaccacagaaattggttcaaagttgcAATTTAgggtggccaaaaacagacagaaaaagtagtaaaaagagttcaaagtgtcaatattggaacaaatagtaggaacatttagtttaaaccggcaaataatgggcatgacaaattgtgaatgtggttaaattggcaaaaataagcatgaaatatggtaaaaagtggttgacaaaaatgggtcaatatataagtgccaaaaatgtcttgaaagtggaaaacaatgcagaaaaagcattgaaatttgatggagaagtggcagaaatgggagtaatgtagcaaaaatgcattaaaaggagtaaaaatatggcaagaaaaagtgatgaaaatatgttaaaatatggcaagtttggtgtagtttgcagaaaaagggtaaaaaaaaaagcaaaaatgggatcaaattgtaaaaaatttttttcttgAGGGTATTTGGCGACCCCTTGTGTACGTAAGCAGGTATTGCACAGATTGGTGTTGCTCACTTCATGGTTTGGTAGATTTGCTCCGACTCCCTCTCAGTCAGAGTCCTCCTTGGTGAAGGTGAGCTCAGGTGGAACGGGTTGGGGGGCTTCCTCCGTGGCGtctaaacaaccaaacatttagaACGATGACGATGTGCAACGACATTTGTTCATTTAACACAAACAACTCAGAATTTTCCGGATTTTTCCACCAGTGTTTACAAATGAAcagacttattttattttaagcttGGCAGCTAAAATGATGTGTCGTTTACCTTTGAACGTGTGCACATATTATATGTGAGTTTAAAGATTTAGTGTGAAATTAAACTTTTAATGCAGATATTATAGATATCTTACCTTAGAGTGAGCTACGCTCCCATCAGACCCCAGCGAGTCCCGCCGTGCTCCTAGCTTCTTACTATTAGCTAATCCAACTCCTAACGTGATCTCCGCCTGCACCTCGCTATCTGACAAGCTCCTCTGAGGGCTGGACCTCCTGGATCTCTCCCCGAACAGGCCGCGGCCTCGGACAGCGCCGGCGAGCTTGCTGAGGATAGGAGAAGGCGAGTCGGGGAGGAACCAATCGGCACAAGACAGGCAGGGAGTGGACGGGGCCTTGAGACGCTCCTCGACGGCAGATTCCAATGTTTCCAACTGCAGCAGAGTGGCTTTGACCTGATGATGACACACAGTCCAGCTTTAAAGCTACAGGAGGGAAGCTAACCTGCACATGGTCCCAGTCTGTAACTCTCACCTGGTCCACGTACACACAGTCTGGACCTAAACATCCAACGGCCTGCGAGGCACAGCCGCCGGACTCCAACAGCACACACTGCAGGAAGTGTCTCTGAAACCACAATTAGCGGaatcaaaaaagacaacaaacaaacaaataccaccaaaatcagaaaaaacagactaaaattacacaataaactgacaaaaatgacttaaaacaatCAAATACCTCCAAAATCtgcaaataaaaattaaaaaaagactaaagcCAAGCAATAAACTGACAAAAAGAACTCcagataacaaaaaaataacctgAAAACTTACATAAAGACtacaataaaactgaaaaaaaaaaaaaaaacaacttaaagcaacacaaaaaaaataaattaaaaaccacaaaaaaatgtgcatgtcaacaaatacaaatatataaataaaagcaaGTCTCATAAGTTGTAAAAACAACCACAAGTATTCAAAATCTGGTCATTTATCTTCAGttcaataatttaaataaagacgcATGAACACTAAATATGAACAAACTCCACCAATATCAGACTGAAAACTGACTGGGATTAAATAATAGACTAAAAACAGGCAATAAactcacaaaaatgactaaaaacagattaaaaaaggtgcctgaaaacaggcaaaaaaggaccaaaaactgaataacaccaacaaaaatgactaaatcagACTAATAGCAGCAATCAGACTAAAAAAGACTCAAAAGACaaagaaactaaaaacaagcaataaactgacaaaaaacctaaaaatgtacaataaagactaaaaacaaactgaaaactgatccaaaaaaaaaaataaaaatcacaaaatcttAAAAATACGCACGTCATTACAATCATTCCTCAGTTCTTCATGTAAATGACTTCATTTACCTTTTTGGTTTAATTCTGTCCCTTTTTTGTTTCTAATAATTCTATAATTCACCAGTTTGGGAGTGAGAcagaaacaaaccaaaaactAAGTTCCTTTAAGTTTGAATAAAGAAAAAGTCTTTCCTTTCCAacctttttaaactgtttataaAAAGTGCTGATTATCCTCCTCACCAGCCCAACTATTAACAGGAAGTGCCTCCCTCGTGTCTGGGCGTATCCTGGCGTGCTTCCTGCGCTCCCATTGGCTCTCTGTTGAGGAAACACTTCCCTCCAGACGACCAGCTGACCCACGCGTTGCTCAGAGGTCAGCGGCAGCAGGCAGTAGTGCTGGAGGTACAGACTCACGTCCAGCAGGTCCTCCTTAGGAAGGTGGTTAGCGATCAGGTATGACTGGGAGGAGAAAGGAAGAGAAAGGTCAGCGCTGCCCCCTGGTGGAATGAATACTAACAATAACACTGATACTAGTGCATGTCTGTTGGTATGTTGGCACATCAGCATTtaactgttattttattttatgctaAACAAAAGAAACCCTTATATTATAGAAGTAGAATGATTGTAAAGAAATAGAGAAAACaggtttaaaattaatttatctcTTTCTAACAAACTTAaaatttgcacatttgttgttttctttctgctgttgttgtttttctaatttatgtatGTACACATTTTGCACTTTTATCCTATGttagtatatatttttgttcttactctcTGCTCTGATATTGTGTTGCCGTAAATGTGAACGTCacctctggggatcaataaagttatatttattctattttattctaaaaaaaaaacatctgaaatcaCTGGTGACTCCAGTTAATCTcctttattatacattttaacaatctgtccttgaaaaatctcatataaACCGTCTTAAAATATGTTAATCATTGAAATAATGAGAAACGTCACCTGCTAAAAATGAATACTGGAACATAAAAACCTCAAGGCTTACAGagcattaaataatcattaaatatacaataCATTCAATAACTGTGAACTTAACTTCCTATAGGATACGTTTCTCTTCCCATAACTCTCTAAACCCCgtccatggaggttttatcatccactACTCACATTATTGGATTAAATCAGccagtatttggtctctttcagtCTTTCTCTGtcaatttcatcaaaacaaagccgtatatttaatgtttccgtcacgtgtgagtaaaactACATAATGACATGatattggctgtaaagagcaactccgTAGCTTTCAAAAACTGTTGGAATTTCTCCgacagagcaaatattagcagagtaaCATGTTCcagagatgcgttcagggtccctcgGAAACCCAGATACTTTCATCATTTATAAAATCTGTTCGGATGGTccggacaagacgtgaaaagaggacatgtccggTTAAATCCGTATGCCGTATGGTCATACTAGCAGATACTCAAatactttattgtattttctataaaattataATGATTTCAAATGATAAACCTCAACCTAAatttaagttttgattttgaGGTGAAATGCTCcgtcgtttaaaaaaaaaaaaagtcattattttgCCTCCAACGAGGCAGGAAATCCTAAATAAGTCATTACACTTACCTTATAAAACAAGCAGGAACCGAGAATGACGTAAAGACGCCTCAGACCAAAGTGATCCTCCGACTGTggcaaacaaaacataaaaaagtgaaactgcaggtttgaaaaaaaagagCTCGTCAAATTAGACTGAAAAAATGCTAAAAAGGAAATGTGAAAGTTTCCTAAAAGCTCTCCATCCACTGTAGGAGGCGCTGTTGCATATTATTTCAATTTATCCAATCTTTTTGATGTACAGTATTAGAAATAAACAAACTCAATCCTACAGTGTGCTGATGCTCACCATTTCTCCAAAATCAGATGACTCAAAATCGGAGAGAATCGTGTCCACTTCCACCTGCACACGAAACGCCTCACATGTAACATTTACGGAGAATGTGTTTCTAACATTGGCCACAGGGGGGCGACACAACTGCACCAACCAGCAGCAAACGCCTCAAAAAAAGCAGCAGTGGTTTGTGTTGCAGTAGATTTTCTCACCTTGATTTCAGGAGGAAGCGTGAGCCATCGGACCGCCGGCAGTCCGTCCAGGAAAAGTGTCCCCGGTACGTCGGGCGGTGCCGAAGAGTTCCGCCTCAAACGTGTCGGTTGGATGAGCTGCTGGAAGAAAAGGCAGAAGAAGTGGTCCAACCTTGGGGCGAGGTCCTTCTGACAGAACGCACTGTTACCGACAACATAATGCACAAACATCTACTTGAGTGAACATTGCGAGAGGTTTTCACAATAAATGTCACTGTTAATGCCACCGTCCTTGTTATAATCTCTCAGGGgataccatttttatttctttatgtgtgttattgttaggaataaaaaaagaatgataaCATAATATTGTGAAGCTGTTCATgagttaataaagttttttttttttttaggatttaaTAACATCCGTTTTCAGTGaacaatgttaccatggcaacggtCAACATCTGCACAAAACTCACAAAAGCacagaacagaaaaataaactaaaccccggaaatgaaaacattgttttcagATGGAAGAGCTAATTGTGCTAACTGCTAATACAGtatacacagtgtgtacatTGGTATATTGTGCTAATAAACATTAGCAGtacaatgtgtttttggagtcattttgagtgtccttatgtttcattttgttgtcatttgtcagtctttttgtgtaattttgtaattgttCATGtagttttgaagtcatttagtgtaattttgttcattttttatggttttggtgtcattttgggatttaatttgtgtattttttaaatgttatgtgTGTTATTAGTGTTGGGAAAATAAGAAACGAGAACATAATATTGTGGTGAGCTAACTGCgctaaatgctaatgttagcaaacAGCTTGATTCACATCCACACAGGGATTGGCCGACCTGTCCAGAGAGCCGTACATGACTTTTAACGTGCGCACCACGTCTCCCACCACCGCCTGCAGACTGAACAGAGGAACCCTGAGGAGAAAACATCACAACATctacataaaaacacaagctTTTACC
This window of the Gouania willdenowi chromosome 18, fGouWil2.1, whole genome shotgun sequence genome carries:
- the intu gene encoding protein inturned isoform X1, translated to MALAKDKQCVEEAVCSSQRDGDVKEEQASESSSRESDSSGDLEPEWLDDIQNNGELFYLELSEGEEELALAQAAPSTNHVHFSEQEAEIFTDQKKKQRGGGSRPKGEPTLKRLARILRRKCRAARRRRGKDESAPPASILKNQPSPRQGVRAQLKEVCVYLNPKRLGASSTLLGAGNGLLETLLGVVHRPAWSRGLSDPAEVRPEERLRVDGLVPNSPACKSDQILIGDVIVAMDDVEVTSENIERVLSCIPGPTQVRLTLETVAPLGRSGGDVSLCDRELKARPPVSQLVRLLWGEDAAELQMSVDHLPHVVMFLSLRLDSTSTRDEEEIWYQFPLSEASKQLKAVRGIFLTLCDMLDTVTGGHIVSSSLLLGKHLVHVGYWKEGNNLLVIGLPAERVPLFSLQAVVGDVVRTLKVMYGSLDSAFCQKDLAPRLDHFFCLFFQQLIQPTRLRRNSSAPPDVPGTLFLDGLPAVRWLTLPPEIKVEVDTILSDFESSDFGEMSEDHFGLRRLYVILGSCLFYKSYLIANHLPKEDLLDVSLYLQHYCLLPLTSEQRVGQLVVWREVFPQQRANGSAGSTPGYAQTRGRHFLLIVGLRHFLQCVLLESGGCASQAVGCLGPDCVYVDQVKATLLQLETLESAVEERLKAPSTPCLSCADWFLPDSPSPILSKLAGAVRGRGLFGERSRRSSPQRSLSDSEVQAEITLGVGLANSKKLGARRDSLGSDGSVAHSKTPRRKPPNPFHLSSPSPRRTLTERESEQIYQTMKLSSGAENTLFHYVLMETMQGIFIAPTHSELSQLGGSIHPRLVRNFHHCCLSIRAAFQQSLPPTGRRAAYQASGGGWGLGPVKEHGVLFQCKPENWTDQKKPAPTMTYWVIGRMLLEPVPQEFYVCFHDSVPEVPVEMAFRLSFGLAV
- the intu gene encoding protein inturned isoform X2, which encodes MFNLSFSNNLEDFDSIRSVLLYSDLEPEWLDDIQNNGELFYLELSEGEEELALAQAAPSTNHVHFSEQEAEIFTDQKKKQRGGGSRPKGEPTLKRLARILRRKCRAARRRRGKDESAPPASILKNQPSPRQGVRAQLKEVCVYLNPKRLGASSTLLGAGNGLLETLLGVVHRPAWSRGLSDPAEVRPEERLRVDGLVPNSPACKSDQILIGDVIVAMDDVEVTSENIERVLSCIPGPTQVRLTLETVAPLGRSGGDVSLCDRELKARPPVSQLVRLLWGEDAAELQMSVDHLPHVVMFLSLRLDSTSTRDEEEIWYQFPLSEASKQLKAVRGIFLTLCDMLDTVTGGHIVSSSLLLGKHLVHVGYWKEGNNLLVIGLPAERVPLFSLQAVVGDVVRTLKVMYGSLDSAFCQKDLAPRLDHFFCLFFQQLIQPTRLRRNSSAPPDVPGTLFLDGLPAVRWLTLPPEIKVEVDTILSDFESSDFGEMSEDHFGLRRLYVILGSCLFYKSYLIANHLPKEDLLDVSLYLQHYCLLPLTSEQRVGQLVVWREVFPQQRANGSAGSTPGYAQTRGRHFLLIVGLRHFLQCVLLESGGCASQAVGCLGPDCVYVDQVKATLLQLETLESAVEERLKAPSTPCLSCADWFLPDSPSPILSKLAGAVRGRGLFGERSRRSSPQRSLSDSEVQAEITLGVGLANSKKLGARRDSLGSDGSVAHSKTPRRKPPNPFHLSSPSPRRTLTERESEQIYQTMKLSSGAENTLFHYVLMETMQGIFIAPTHSELSQLGGSIHPRLVRNFHHCCLSIRAAFQQSLPPTGRRAAYQASGGGWGLGPVKEHGVLFQCKPENWTDQKKPAPTMTYWVIGRMLLEPVPQEFYVCFHDSVPEVPVEMAFRLSFGLAV
- the intu gene encoding protein inturned isoform X3 — translated: MALAKDKQCVEEAVCSSQRDGDVKEEQASESSSRESDSSGDLEPEWLDDIQNNGELFYLELSEGEEELALAQAAPSTNHVHFSEQEAEIFTDQKKKQRGGGSRPKGEPTLKRLARILRRKCRAARRRRGKDESAPPASILKNQPSPRQGVRAQLKEVCVYLNPKRLGASSTLLGAGNGLLETLLGVVHRPAWSRGLSDPAEVRPEERLRVDGLVPNSPACKSDQILIGDVIVAMDDVEVTSENIERVLSCIPGPTQVRLTLETVAPLGRSGGDVSLCDRELKARPPVSQLVRLLWGEDAAELQMSVDHLPHVVMFLSLRLDSTSTRDEEEIWYQFPLSEASKQLKAVRGIFLTLCDMLDTVTGGHIVSSSLLLGKHLVHVGYWKEGNNLLVIGLPAESAFCQKDLAPRLDHFFCLFFQQLIQPTRLRRNSSAPPDVPGTLFLDGLPAVRWLTLPPEIKVEVDTILSDFESSDFGEMSEDHFGLRRLYVILGSCLFYKSYLIANHLPKEDLLDVSLYLQHYCLLPLTSEQRVGQLVVWREVFPQQRANGSAGSTPGYAQTRGRHFLLIVGLRHFLQCVLLESGGCASQAVGCLGPDCVYVDQVKATLLQLETLESAVEERLKAPSTPCLSCADWFLPDSPSPILSKLAGAVRGRGLFGERSRRSSPQRSLSDSEVQAEITLGVGLANSKKLGARRDSLGSDGSVAHSKTPRRKPPNPFHLSSPSPRRTLTERESEQIYQTMKLSSGAENTLFHYVLMETMQGIFIAPTHSELSQLGGSIHPRLVRNFHHCCLSIRAAFQQSLPPTGRRAAYQASGGGWGLGPVKEHGVLFQCKPENWTDQKKPAPTMTYWVIGRMLLEPVPQEFYVCFHDSVPEVPVEMAFRLSFGLAV
- the intu gene encoding protein inturned isoform X4, which gives rise to MALAKDKQCVEEAVCSSQRDGDVKEEQASESSSRESDSSGDLEPEWLDDIQNNGELFYLELSEGEEELALAQAAPSTNHVHFSEQEAEIFTDQKKKQRGGGSRPKGEPTLKRLARILRRKCRAARRRRGKDESAPPASILKNQPSPRQGVRAQLKEVCVYLNPKRLGASSTLLGAGNGLLETLLGVVHRPAWSRGLSDPAEVRPEERLRVDGLVPNSPACKSDQILIGDVIVAMDDVEVTSENIERVLSCIPGPTQVRLTLETVAPLGRSGGDVSLCDRELKARPPVSQLVRLLWGEDAAELQMSVDHLPHVVMFLSLRLDSTSTRDEEEIWYQFPLSEASKQLKAVRGIFLTLCDMLDTVTGGHIVRVPLFSLQAVVGDVVRTLKVMYGSLDSAFCQKDLAPRLDHFFCLFFQQLIQPTRLRRNSSAPPDVPGTLFLDGLPAVRWLTLPPEIKVEVDTILSDFESSDFGEMSEDHFGLRRLYVILGSCLFYKSYLIANHLPKEDLLDVSLYLQHYCLLPLTSEQRVGQLVVWREVFPQQRANGSAGSTPGYAQTRGRHFLLIVGLRHFLQCVLLESGGCASQAVGCLGPDCVYVDQVKATLLQLETLESAVEERLKAPSTPCLSCADWFLPDSPSPILSKLAGAVRGRGLFGERSRRSSPQRSLSDSEVQAEITLGVGLANSKKLGARRDSLGSDGSVAHSKTPRRKPPNPFHLSSPSPRRTLTERESEQIYQTMKLSSGAENTLFHYVLMETMQGIFIAPTHSELSQLGGSIHPRLVRNFHHCCLSIRAAFQQSLPPTGRRAAYQASGGGWGLGPVKEHGVLFQCKPENWTDQKKPAPTMTYWVIGRMLLEPVPQEFYVCFHDSVPEVPVEMAFRLSFGLAV
- the intu gene encoding protein inturned isoform X5, translating into MALAKDKQCVEEAVCSSQRDGDVKEEQASESSSRESDSSGDLEPEWLDDIQNNGELFYLELSEGEEELALAQAAPSTNHVHFSEQEAEIFTDQKKKQRGGGSRPKGEPTLKRLARILRRKCRAARRRRGKDESAPPASILKNQPSPRQGVRAQLKEVCVYLNPKRLGASSTLLGAGNGLLETLLGVVHRPAWSRGLSDPAEVRPEERLRVDGLVPNSPACKSDQILIGDVIVAMDDVEVTSENIERVLSCIPGPTQVRLTLETVAPLGRSGGDVSLCDRELKARPPVSQLVRLLWGEDAAELQMSVDHLPHVVMFLSLRLDSTSTRDEEEIWYQFPLSEASKQLKAVRGIFLTLCDMLDTVTGGHIVSAFCQKDLAPRLDHFFCLFFQQLIQPTRLRRNSSAPPDVPGTLFLDGLPAVRWLTLPPEIKVEVDTILSDFESSDFGEMSEDHFGLRRLYVILGSCLFYKSYLIANHLPKEDLLDVSLYLQHYCLLPLTSEQRVGQLVVWREVFPQQRANGSAGSTPGYAQTRGRHFLLIVGLRHFLQCVLLESGGCASQAVGCLGPDCVYVDQVKATLLQLETLESAVEERLKAPSTPCLSCADWFLPDSPSPILSKLAGAVRGRGLFGERSRRSSPQRSLSDSEVQAEITLGVGLANSKKLGARRDSLGSDGSVAHSKTPRRKPPNPFHLSSPSPRRTLTERESEQIYQTMKLSSGAENTLFHYVLMETMQGIFIAPTHSELSQLGGSIHPRLVRNFHHCCLSIRAAFQQSLPPTGRRAAYQASGGGWGLGPVKEHGVLFQCKPENWTDQKKPAPTMTYWVIGRMLLEPVPQEFYVCFHDSVPEVPVEMAFRLSFGLAV